A window of Bacteroidota bacterium genomic DNA:
TCTGAAAGATTGAGAAAGTGAGAGGCGCTACCAGCGGAATCGCTTGCAGCAAAAGTAGCAACTTACAGCAAAAATTGACCCATCAAACGGACGTAATGCCGCCGTCCAGGGTCAAGGTATGTCCGATCATAAACTGGTTGTCTGCCGATGCCAGAAACAGCACAGCATTTGCAATTTCCTCAGGCGAAGCCAAACGCCCAAGGGGAATAGCTTTTTCGAGTTTTGCCCTGCGACCTGGATCATCAGCAACCATCCGGCCAACCATGGGCGTTTCAGTGAAGCCTGGGCAAATGGCATTGATGCGAATGCCTGCACGCGCATATTCATGCGCAGCGGTTTTCGTTAACCCAACAACCCCATGCTTGCTCGCTGCATAGGCAGCATGCCACGGAAAGCCCCGCAGTCCGGCAACGGAGGCCATGTTGATAATAATCCCTGATTTACGCGGCAGCATATGGGCAAGCTGATGCTTCATGCAATAGAAAACACCCGACAAATTCACTGCCAGCACCTGCGTCCAGTTGTCTTCGGGGTATTGATGCAGGGGATGCTCGAGCCCCCCTGTGCCGGCGTTGTTAAACGCGATATCAATCTGCCCCACACGAGCAATACCTTCCTGGACAGCACTGCCAACACTGTCTGAATCAGCCACATTTACGGGCACAAAGCAGTTTGGAACGCTGCGTTCTTCGAGCAATGAGGCGGTTGCGTTGCCGGCAGCTTCATCACGATCTGCGAGGATCACTGCTGCACCCGCTGCACCAAAAGCAAGCGCGGTTGCACGCCCAATACCCGATCCGCCACCGGTAATGAATACAACCTTCTTATCAAATGAAGCAGCCATGCGGGTTGGGGGCCAGGAT
This region includes:
- a CDS encoding glucose 1-dehydrogenase, with product MAASFDKKVVFITGGGSGIGRATALAFGAAGAAVILADRDEAAGNATASLLEERSVPNCFVPVNVADSDSVGSAVQEGIARVGQIDIAFNNAGTGGLEHPLHQYPEDNWTQVLAVNLSGVFYCMKHQLAHMLPRKSGIIINMASVAGLRGFPWHAAYAASKHGVVGLTKTAAHEYARAGIRINAICPGFTETPMVGRMVADDPGRRAKLEKAIPLGRLASPEEIANAVLFLASADNQFMIGHTLTLDGGITSV